The proteins below are encoded in one region of Megalops cyprinoides isolate fMegCyp1 chromosome 14, fMegCyp1.pri, whole genome shotgun sequence:
- the si:dkey-91i10.3 gene encoding cytochrome P450, producing the protein MFSKCFSRTGLFIWASRMETNTGIKRASSSFYNVESRRDSSTHTVLSGSNKLKTMDELHGPSFLTSLYWLFGKGYFPITHQMQIEHNKIYGPLWKSKYGPLVIVNVASADLIEQVLRQEGRHPVRTDMPHWRGYRELRKQAYGPLTEMGAEWQRIRSILNPRMLKPKHVSTYTSAINQVVTDFIHKVDWLRETEGDGVMVNDLAGELYKFAFEGICSVLFETRMGCLNEQVPEETQKFIFSVGEMFRLSPIIVLFPKSVWPYLPFWKHFVAVWDHLFKVAQELVEQKITEIQKKVENGEPIEGEYLTHLLVSEQMSVTEVLGSITELLLAGVDTTSNTISWALYHLAREPDIQEKLHKEVSSVCPGDQVPTSDDIARMPWLKAIVKETLRLYPVVPGNARITVDSEIVVGDYIFPKKTLFHLCHYAVSYDEKHFSQPYAFRPERWLRGGEEKNRQHPFGSVPFGFGIRACLGKRVAELEMYLILSRLMKHYEVRPDPLGTTVKPITRTLLVPASPINLQFLDRRVQQADTAPAKAVAI; encoded by the exons ATGTTCTCCAAGTGTTTTTCTCGAACCGGATTGTTCATCTGGGCCAGCCGAATGGAAACTAATACGGGAATAAAGAGGGCGTCATCGTCGTTCTATAATGTGGAAAGCCGACGAGATTCCTCCACGCATACAGTCCTGAGTGGcagtaacaaattaaaaacaatggaCGAACTGCATGGACCCAGTTTTTTGACGTCTTTATATTGGCTTTTCGGTAAAGGATACTTCCCGATAACCCATCAAATGCAG ATCGAGCACAACAAGATCTACGGCCCGCTGTGGAAGTCGAAGTACGGGCCGCTGGTGATCGTGAACGTGGCCAGCGCTGACCTCATCGAGCAGGTGCTGAGGCAGGAGGGCCGCCACCCCGTCCGCACAGACATGCCCCATTGGAGGGGTTACAGGGAGTTACGAAAACAGGCCTATGGTCCTCTCACCGA GATGGGTGCAGAGTGGCAGCGGATCAGGAGCATTCTGAACCCCAGGATGCTGAAGCCGAAGCACGTGTCCACGTACACAAGTGCCATCAATCAGGTGGTGACCGACTTCATCCACAAAGTGGACTGGCtcagagagacggagggagacgGGGTCATGGTGAACGACTTGGCAGGGGAGCTCTACAAATTCGCATTTGAAG GGATCTGCTCAGTGCTGTTCGAAACCCGTATGGGCTGCCTGAACGAACAGGTTCCGGAGGAGACCCAGAAGTTCATCTTCTCCGTGGGCGAAATGTTCCGGCTGTCCCCCATCATTGTGCTCTTCCCCAAGTCCGTTTGGCCTTACCTGCCCTTCTGGAAGCACTTTGTAGCTGTCTGGGACCACCTCTTTAAAGTTG CCCAGGAGCTGGTGGAGCAGAAGATCACTGAGATCCAGAAGAAGGTGGAAAATGGCGAGCCGATAGAGGGGGAGTACCTGACCCACCTGCTGGTCAGCGAGCAGATGTCTGTCACCGAGGTCCTGGGGAGCATCAcggagctgctgctggcaggGGTGGACACg ACGTCTAACACCATCTCCTGGGCACTGTACCACCTGGCCCGGGAGCCAGACATTCAGGAGAAGCTTCACAAGGAGGTGAGCAGTGTCTGCCCGGGGGACCAGGTGCCCACCAGCGATGACATCGCCAGGATGCCCTGGCTGAAGGCCATTGTGAAGGAAACCCTGCG aTTGTACCCAGTGGTACCAGGAAATGCTCGCATCACCGTTGACAGTGAGATTGTGGTTGGCGATTACATCTTCCCCAAAAAA ACGCTGTTCCACTTGTGCCACTACGCGGTGTCGTATGATGAGAAGCACTTCTCGCAGCCCTACGCCTTTCGGCCAGAGCGTTGGCTCCGAGGTGGGGAGGAGAAAAATCGGCAGCACCCCTTCGGCTCCGTGCCCTTTGGATTTGGGATACGAGCCTGTCTGGGCAAGAGGGTGGCAGAGCTGGAGATGTACCTCATCCTGTCCCGG CTGATGAAACACTATGAGGTGCGTCCGGACCCGCTGGGAACCACAGTAAAGCCCATCACTAGAACTCTCCTGGTACCAGCCTCTCCAATCAACCTGCAGTTCCTGGACAGGAGAGTCCAGCAAGCCGACACCGCTCCAGCTAAAGCAGTGGCCATTTAA